A window from Micromonospora profundi encodes these proteins:
- a CDS encoding glycoside hydrolase family 3 protein → MGLDPGLRRLALGTLLAAYQGPVPPEWAVELLADGLAGHTLFGTNVRDPGQVAASTAALRSGRPDALIAIDEEGGDVTRLAHATGSPYPGNAALGAIGDVALTRRVYQAIGAELAALGITVNLAPTVDVNSADDNPVIGTRSFGADPLRVAAHSAAAVSGLQSAGVAACAKHFPGHGATVTDSHHELPMVDVPMELLRQRDLPPFAAVVAAGARAVMTAHIRVPALTGDGPATFSRAVLVDLLRGEYGFTGTVITDALEMKGAAVAAGGVGPAAVRALAAGADLLCIGAKVDAELVERVAAQIVEALADGTLATARVEEAAGRAAALAAWTRAAGDTPATVDPDLGYAAARRAVRVDGVLTGLDQPLVVQLHTESTIAEGRVPWGLGPHLDGVPEIRVVAAETDHATLRGLAGDRSIVLVGRHLHRLPGGPELITALAAEHPVTVVEMGWPAQWRPSGVRAFVTTYGASHANGRAAAEVLGLAG, encoded by the coding sequence GTGGGGCTGGATCCAGGACTGCGCAGGCTCGCGCTGGGCACGTTGCTCGCCGCGTACCAGGGACCGGTCCCGCCGGAGTGGGCTGTCGAACTGCTCGCCGACGGGCTGGCCGGGCACACCCTCTTCGGCACCAACGTGCGGGATCCCGGCCAGGTCGCGGCCAGCACCGCCGCGCTGCGCAGCGGCCGACCCGACGCGCTGATCGCCATCGACGAGGAGGGCGGCGACGTGACCCGGCTGGCGCACGCCACCGGCAGCCCGTACCCCGGAAACGCCGCCCTCGGCGCGATCGGCGACGTGGCGCTCACCCGGCGGGTCTACCAGGCGATCGGCGCCGAACTGGCCGCGCTCGGCATCACCGTCAACCTCGCCCCGACAGTTGACGTCAACAGCGCCGACGACAACCCCGTGATCGGCACGAGGTCGTTCGGCGCTGACCCGCTCCGGGTGGCCGCCCACTCGGCCGCCGCCGTCTCCGGGCTCCAGTCCGCGGGTGTCGCCGCCTGCGCCAAGCACTTTCCCGGCCACGGCGCCACAGTCACCGACTCGCACCATGAGCTGCCAATGGTGGACGTTCCGATGGAGCTTCTGCGCCAGCGGGACCTGCCGCCGTTCGCCGCGGTCGTCGCCGCCGGTGCGCGTGCCGTGATGACCGCGCACATCCGGGTGCCCGCGCTGACCGGCGACGGTCCGGCCACCTTCAGCCGGGCCGTCCTTGTCGACCTCCTCCGCGGTGAGTACGGCTTCACCGGCACCGTGATCACCGACGCGCTGGAGATGAAGGGCGCGGCGGTGGCCGCCGGTGGAGTCGGGCCGGCTGCGGTCCGGGCCCTGGCGGCCGGCGCCGACCTGCTGTGCATCGGCGCGAAGGTCGATGCCGAGCTGGTCGAGCGGGTGGCCGCACAGATCGTCGAGGCGCTTGCCGACGGCACGCTGGCGACCGCACGGGTCGAGGAGGCGGCCGGCCGCGCCGCCGCGCTGGCGGCCTGGACCCGGGCCGCAGGCGACACGCCGGCAACGGTCGACCCCGATCTGGGGTACGCGGCGGCACGCCGGGCGGTCCGGGTGGACGGTGTGCTCACCGGGCTGGACCAGCCTCTTGTGGTGCAGCTGCACACCGAGTCCACGATCGCCGAGGGGCGGGTGCCGTGGGGCCTCGGTCCGCACCTGGACGGCGTGCCCGAGATCAGGGTGGTAGCCGCCGAGACCGACCACGCGACGCTGCGCGGGCTGGCCGGTGACCGGTCGATAGTGCTTGTGGGCCGGCACCTGCACCGGTTGCCCGGCGGCCCAGAGCTGATCACCGCCCTGGCCGCGGAGCACCCGGTGACAGTTGTCGAGATGGGCTGGCCGGCGCAGTGGCGTCCGTCCGGCGTACGCGCCTTCGTCACGACGTACGGCGCGAGTCACGCAAACGGCCGGGCGGCCGCGGAGGTCCTCGGCCTGGCCGGCTGA
- a CDS encoding thiol-disulfide oxidoreductase DCC family protein yields the protein MTVTPAGGPERPLNPTAHGGGGVQRFTVLFDATCPLCRAARRWLASRPQLVPLEFVPAGSADARRRFPGLDHDATLRDLTVVADTGEVYAGDGAWFACLWALADHRSTAERLARPHLLPLARQVVATASAIRERIRDPLAEPTDDLAGYGGPDDRAACADDHCG from the coding sequence ATGACCGTCACACCGGCCGGCGGTCCCGAGCGGCCTCTGAACCCCACCGCGCACGGGGGTGGTGGGGTCCAGAGGTTCACCGTCCTGTTCGACGCGACGTGCCCGCTGTGCCGGGCCGCCCGCCGGTGGCTCGCGTCGCGCCCCCAACTCGTACCCCTTGAGTTCGTGCCGGCCGGCTCGGCTGACGCCCGTCGGCGCTTCCCCGGCCTCGACCACGACGCGACGCTGCGTGATCTGACAGTGGTGGCCGACACCGGGGAGGTGTACGCGGGCGACGGCGCCTGGTTCGCGTGCCTCTGGGCGCTTGCCGACCACCGGTCCACGGCCGAGCGGCTGGCGCGGCCGCACCTGTTGCCGCTCGCCCGGCAGGTGGTGGCCACCGCCTCGGCGATCCGGGAGCGGATTCGCGATCCGTTGGCCGAGCCGACGGATGACCTGGCGGGATACGGTGGCCCCGATGACCGAGCAGCCTGCGCCGACGACCACTGCGGGTGA
- a CDS encoding TetR family transcriptional regulator, producing the protein MTEQPAPTTTAGDPATVRGEQTRQLIRDTAMRLFRERGYAQTTMRAIAQEAGVAVGNAYYYFGSKDHLIQEFYAQSQVEHRAAAQPVLDREDAFAARLAGVLHAAIDVLTPSHEFAASFFKMAAEPTSPLSPFSAESSGPREAAIGLFAEVLNGSTAKVDPELRPQLPELLWLAYMGVVLYWVHDRSPGQIKTRQLIDGAVPLIDQLVGLSRLRVLRPATRQVLALIRTLRH; encoded by the coding sequence ATGACCGAGCAGCCTGCGCCGACGACCACTGCGGGTGATCCTGCGACCGTCCGGGGCGAGCAGACCCGACAGCTGATCCGGGACACCGCGATGCGGCTGTTCCGGGAGCGGGGCTACGCCCAGACCACGATGCGGGCGATCGCGCAGGAGGCCGGGGTGGCGGTGGGCAACGCCTACTACTACTTCGGTTCGAAGGACCACCTGATCCAGGAGTTCTACGCCCAGTCCCAGGTCGAGCACCGGGCTGCCGCCCAACCGGTGCTCGACCGGGAGGACGCGTTCGCCGCTCGGCTCGCGGGCGTGCTGCACGCCGCCATCGACGTGCTGACCCCGTCGCACGAGTTCGCGGCCAGCTTCTTCAAGATGGCGGCGGAGCCCACGTCGCCGCTGAGCCCCTTCTCCGCGGAGTCCTCGGGCCCCCGGGAAGCGGCCATCGGGCTCTTCGCCGAGGTGCTCAACGGCTCAACCGCCAAGGTCGACCCCGAGCTGCGCCCTCAACTGCCCGAGCTGCTCTGGCTGGCGTACATGGGCGTGGTCCTCTACTGGGTGCACGACAGGTCGCCCGGGCAGATCAAGACCCGACAGTTGATCGACGGCGCCGTGCCGTTGATCGACCAACTGGTGGGGTTGTCCCGGCTTCGGGTGCTCCGCCCGGCGACGCGACAGGTGCTCGCCCTCATCCGCACGCTACGTCACTGA
- a CDS encoding GNAT family N-acetyltransferase, whose translation MLDRRLHLHLASWLGQWPAAPGLHVVASHRRTRPAWDGRLRPALAVDTGHSAVLSVAPERVAAIRALLARAPDRLLASLPDAVGLPGWSLHDGPFRWSLNPAPLPDVGEWTESTAPGLPPWLRLFDRPVLVVRDADGAYLAGAGIKRHDAYGQELAVGTVPAARGRGLARRLVAQAARRVLDEGAVPTYLHEKDNHASARVAEAAGFPDRGWRAYGVYPQ comes from the coding sequence ATGCTCGACCGGCGGCTCCACCTGCACCTGGCGTCCTGGCTCGGCCAGTGGCCGGCCGCGCCCGGGTTGCACGTTGTCGCCTCCCACCGGCGGACCCGGCCAGCCTGGGACGGTCGGCTGCGCCCGGCGCTCGCCGTGGACACCGGGCACAGCGCGGTGCTCTCCGTCGCGCCGGAGCGGGTGGCGGCGATCCGGGCGCTGCTCGCACGCGCACCGGACCGTCTGCTCGCCTCGCTACCGGACGCCGTCGGCCTGCCTGGCTGGAGCCTGCACGACGGCCCGTTCCGGTGGAGTCTCAACCCTGCCCCGCTGCCGGACGTGGGGGAGTGGACCGAGTCCACCGCCCCCGGGCTCCCGCCCTGGTTGCGGCTGTTCGACAGGCCGGTGCTCGTCGTGCGGGACGCGGACGGCGCGTACCTGGCCGGGGCCGGGATCAAACGGCACGACGCGTACGGGCAGGAGCTGGCCGTCGGCACAGTGCCTGCCGCCCGGGGTCGAGGTCTCGCGCGTCGACTTGTGGCACAGGCGGCACGGCGGGTGCTCGACGAGGGCGCGGTGCCGACGTACCTGCACGAGAAGGACAACCACGCCTCGGCGCGGGTCGCGGAGGCGGCGGGTTTCCCGGATCGGGGCTGGCGGGCGTACGGGGTCTATCCGCAGTGA
- a CDS encoding Clp protease N-terminal domain-containing protein has product MTEPFQMSNPVKLDDLIQAIKKAHPDALDQLTDAVIAADHLGEVADHLIGHFVDQARRSGASWTDIGRSMGVTKQAAQKRFVPKATDTPLDPNDGFGRFTPRARNVVMASQEEARASGNTEIGPEHLVLGLLAEPDALAARAIAGRGITPEAVREAVAAVLPPRAEQVPDLIPYDARGKKALELTFREALRLGHNYIGTEHILLALLEQEDGAGVLTTLGLEKAAVEADLVATLAAVVKAAGAGDTTP; this is encoded by the coding sequence ATGACGGAACCTTTCCAGATGAGCAACCCAGTCAAGCTCGATGACCTGATCCAGGCGATCAAGAAAGCGCACCCCGACGCGCTCGACCAACTGACCGATGCGGTGATCGCCGCCGATCACCTCGGCGAGGTCGCCGACCACCTGATCGGGCACTTCGTCGACCAGGCGCGGCGCTCCGGCGCCTCCTGGACCGACATCGGACGCAGCATGGGGGTCACCAAGCAGGCCGCCCAGAAGCGCTTCGTGCCGAAGGCGACCGACACGCCGCTCGACCCGAACGACGGCTTCGGCCGGTTCACCCCTCGCGCCCGCAACGTCGTGATGGCCTCGCAGGAAGAGGCCCGTGCCAGCGGCAACACCGAGATCGGCCCCGAGCACCTGGTGCTGGGCCTGCTCGCCGAACCGGACGCGCTCGCCGCCAGGGCGATAGCCGGTCGCGGGATCACTCCCGAGGCGGTGCGCGAGGCGGTCGCCGCCGTCCTCCCGCCGCGGGCCGAGCAGGTCCCGGACCTCATTCCGTACGACGCGCGGGGCAAGAAGGCGCTGGAGCTGACCTTCCGGGAGGCGCTGCGCCTCGGGCACAACTACATCGGCACCGAGCACATCCTGCTCGCCCTGCTGGAGCAGGAGGACGGCGCCGGTGTGCTCACCACCCTCGGCCTGGAGAAGGCAGCGGTCGAGGCCGACCTGGTCGCCACCCTCGCCGCCGTGGTCAAGGCGGCCGGGGCGGGCGACACCACCCCGTAG
- a CDS encoding glycosyltransferase, whose product MRVVFASLSSVSHTYPLIPLAIAARDAGHEVHFAAGPAVHAPLAANGLRPFRPGDVFYEAYAEDLEPEFARLSPDLVVHEWGLPGAAIAARRAGIPGLWHGFGRMYPDGIGLELPTRNAEVGGRPHIDICPPSLQERSFLATERRIELRPVPFSTPAPLPVRAGGRTSQPLIYLTLGTAFGTAELFRTAIAALAPLDAQVVVAAGGVPVEELGEIPGHVTVQQWVPQAELLPLVDVVVHHGGSNTTLGALAAGVPQLMVPQGADQFSNADAVTAAGAGLRLLPGAVTADAIAEQVHTLLPQHGNVAYRDAAREIAEEISRMPSPAEVARRLPEYAETAV is encoded by the coding sequence ATGCGTGTGGTGTTCGCCAGCCTTTCGTCAGTCAGTCACACCTATCCGCTGATCCCACTGGCGATCGCCGCGCGGGACGCCGGTCACGAGGTCCACTTCGCCGCGGGCCCGGCTGTGCACGCGCCGCTCGCCGCGAACGGTCTGCGGCCGTTCCGTCCCGGCGACGTGTTCTACGAGGCGTACGCCGAGGACCTCGAACCGGAATTCGCGCGCCTGAGCCCCGACCTGGTGGTGCACGAGTGGGGGTTGCCGGGGGCGGCGATCGCCGCTCGTCGTGCCGGCATCCCGGGCCTCTGGCACGGGTTCGGCCGGATGTACCCGGACGGCATCGGCCTCGAACTGCCCACCAGGAACGCCGAGGTCGGCGGCCGGCCGCACATCGACATCTGCCCGCCCTCGCTCCAGGAGCGGAGCTTCCTCGCCACGGAACGTCGGATCGAGCTGCGACCGGTCCCCTTCTCCACACCGGCCCCGCTACCCGTGCGGGCCGGCGGTCGGACGTCCCAGCCGTTGATCTACCTCACCCTCGGCACCGCGTTCGGTACGGCAGAGTTGTTCAGGACGGCCATCGCCGCTCTGGCGCCGCTGGACGCGCAGGTGGTTGTCGCGGCGGGCGGGGTGCCAGTGGAGGAGCTTGGGGAGATCCCCGGGCACGTCACCGTTCAGCAGTGGGTGCCGCAGGCGGAGCTGCTGCCGCTTGTCGACGTGGTGGTGCACCACGGAGGCAGCAACACCACACTCGGCGCGCTCGCGGCCGGCGTACCCCAGTTGATGGTGCCGCAGGGTGCCGACCAGTTCTCCAACGCGGATGCGGTGACCGCCGCCGGTGCCGGCCTGCGGCTGCTCCCCGGGGCGGTGACCGCGGACGCCATCGCCGAGCAGGTCCACACGCTGCTGCCGCAGCACGGCAACGTGGCGTATCGCGACGCTGCCCGCGAGATCGCGGAGGAGATCTCCCGCATGCCCTCTCCGGCCGAGGTCGCCCGCCGCCTACCGGAGTACGCCGAGACAGCAGTGTGA
- a CDS encoding DUF72 domain-containing protein: MWTHRAWQGRLVAHPLPPTERLRHYASWCDAVEGNTTFYATPARDTVASWAAQTDPAFRFVLKLPKVITHERRLADAEGPLRAFLDAIEPLGPRAHAIWVQLPGSFAPADVPALGRFLGQLPQSHRYAVEVRHQAFFSDTSAIRLLEATLAGVSAEWIPFDTTAFFTSPPTSDAERDAWTKKPRLPLRSSALTDRPIVRYLGRDDVTRTTEGWQGWVGIVADWLREGRSPTVFIHTPDNADAPVLARRFHDEVRARVPGLDALPDPIPAEPLTLF, from the coding sequence ATGTGGACCCACAGGGCGTGGCAGGGGCGCCTGGTGGCGCATCCGCTGCCACCCACCGAGCGTCTACGGCACTACGCGAGTTGGTGCGACGCCGTCGAGGGGAACACCACGTTCTACGCCACCCCCGCCCGGGACACTGTGGCGTCATGGGCGGCGCAGACCGATCCCGCCTTCCGGTTCGTCCTCAAACTTCCCAAGGTCATCACGCACGAGCGACGGCTGGCCGACGCCGAGGGACCGCTCCGCGCATTCCTGGACGCCATCGAGCCGCTCGGCCCGCGCGCCCACGCCATCTGGGTCCAACTGCCCGGCTCGTTCGCTCCCGCCGACGTGCCGGCCCTGGGCCGTTTCCTTGGTCAACTCCCGCAATCCCACAGGTACGCCGTGGAGGTCCGTCACCAGGCGTTCTTCAGCGACACCTCCGCGATCCGACTGCTCGAAGCGACCCTCGCCGGCGTTTCGGCCGAGTGGATCCCCTTCGACACCACAGCGTTCTTCACGAGCCCGCCGACAAGCGACGCGGAGCGGGACGCCTGGACCAAGAAGCCCCGCCTGCCGCTGCGGTCGTCGGCGCTCACCGACCGCCCGATCGTCCGCTATCTCGGTCGTGACGACGTCACACGGACGACCGAGGGGTGGCAGGGCTGGGTCGGCATCGTCGCCGACTGGCTGCGTGAGGGCCGCTCCCCGACGGTGTTCATCCACACCCCGGACAACGCCGACGCGCCGGTGCTCGCCCGCCGGTTCCACGACGAGGTACGCGCCCGCGTACCCGGCCTCGACGCGTTGCCCGATCCGATACCTGCCGAACCGCTGACCCTCTTCTGA
- a CDS encoding VOC family protein, with translation MDSVIADDIDEGDTMSLRGFATLNIWADDVAAATEWYAEFLGQEAYFLRPGPDGRPAYTEFRIGDYQGELGIIDRRWAPPGATARTGGVVMHWHVDDLEATVARLLAMGATEYQPITPHGDQGFITASVVDPFGNVLGVMTNPHYLDVLAARATA, from the coding sequence GTGGATAGCGTGATCGCCGACGACATCGACGAGGGGGACACGATGAGCCTGCGGGGATTCGCCACACTCAACATCTGGGCCGACGACGTGGCAGCGGCCACCGAGTGGTACGCGGAGTTCCTGGGCCAGGAGGCGTACTTCCTGCGTCCGGGCCCGGACGGGCGCCCCGCGTACACCGAGTTCCGTATCGGCGACTACCAGGGCGAGTTGGGCATCATCGACCGCAGGTGGGCGCCACCCGGGGCGACGGCGCGGACCGGCGGCGTCGTCATGCACTGGCACGTCGACGACCTTGAGGCCACCGTGGCGCGGCTGTTGGCGATGGGCGCGACGGAGTACCAGCCGATCACGCCGCACGGTGACCAGGGTTTCATCACCGCCTCGGTTGTCGACCCGTTCGGCAACGTACTTGGCGTGATGACGAACCCGCACTACCTCGACGTGCTCGCCGCACGCGCGACGGCCTGA
- a CDS encoding nuclear transport factor 2 family protein: protein MDTREAARRWARTWADAWPIKDAEAIAALQNESGDHWASMFRPYRGRSGLRAYLTECFTEESRPAQVWFAEPRVDGDTAAVEYWSVIHVDDQPMTISGCTVLRFDEAGLVAESRDYSHATQGRHLPPGDLFG from the coding sequence ATGGACACCCGAGAGGCGGCCCGGCGCTGGGCCAGGACGTGGGCCGACGCCTGGCCGATCAAGGACGCCGAGGCGATCGCCGCCCTCCAGAACGAGAGCGGCGACCACTGGGCCTCGATGTTCCGTCCCTACCGGGGGCGGTCCGGCCTGCGTGCCTATCTGACGGAGTGCTTCACGGAGGAGTCCCGCCCGGCGCAGGTGTGGTTCGCCGAGCCACGCGTCGATGGCGACACGGCGGCTGTGGAGTACTGGTCGGTGATCCACGTCGACGACCAGCCCATGACCATCTCCGGCTGCACCGTGCTGCGCTTCGACGAGGCTGGCCTGGTGGCCGAGTCTCGGGACTATTCGCACGCCACGCAGGGCCGCCACCTGCCACCGGGCGACCTCTTCGGGTGA
- a CDS encoding FUSC family protein, with translation MPANQQPAAEPGPQPHVRDRAHRTLADLRERGQRTARARARRLRLYGLLTVQAGIAASIAWFVAYHFLDNPSPIVAPTTAVGIVAASMGSRLRRTIELLAGVTLGLAVGDLLMPFFGIGPWQTGVVVILAITVAVLLKGGGSLITQAGGTAVLIATLEPPVHELSVPRFVDAAVGGLVGLAVGLLLVPIHPKRTLLRLAEPVVNSSATALHSLSAAVRIRNLDDAERSLGMLRSLTPQINALNEGLSAAEEVVRLAPLRWRERDSLAFHADSIRHLERSIHSARSLTRRLTTALKDDEPIPEEFPAAVDLLGASLVTLRWAIQAGTEPRETREQILKGVELVGQAQGGVSRITTGPHVHRLGYSGLIAVGEFRTAAHDLLISSGVETERAARMVRRAGGWGEEHA, from the coding sequence GTGCCTGCCAACCAGCAGCCGGCCGCCGAACCCGGTCCGCAGCCGCACGTGCGTGACCGGGCGCACCGGACGCTCGCCGACCTGCGGGAGCGGGGACAGCGCACGGCACGCGCCCGCGCCCGGAGGCTGCGCCTGTACGGTCTGCTCACCGTTCAGGCGGGCATCGCGGCGTCGATCGCGTGGTTCGTGGCGTACCACTTCCTGGACAATCCCTCGCCGATCGTCGCACCCACCACAGCGGTCGGCATCGTGGCCGCGTCGATGGGATCCCGTCTGCGGCGCACCATCGAGCTGCTGGCCGGGGTGACCCTGGGGCTCGCCGTCGGCGACCTCCTCATGCCGTTCTTCGGCATCGGGCCCTGGCAGACGGGTGTCGTCGTCATCCTGGCGATCACCGTGGCCGTGCTGCTCAAGGGTGGTGGCTCCCTGATCACCCAGGCCGGTGGCACCGCGGTGCTCATCGCCACCCTGGAACCGCCCGTACACGAGCTGTCCGTTCCCCGGTTCGTCGACGCCGCGGTGGGCGGGTTGGTCGGGCTGGCGGTCGGGCTGCTGCTGGTGCCCATCCACCCGAAGCGGACGCTGCTGCGCCTGGCCGAGCCCGTCGTCAACTCCTCGGCCACGGCCCTGCACTCGCTGTCTGCGGCGGTGCGCATTCGCAACCTCGACGACGCCGAACGGAGCCTCGGCATGTTGCGGAGCCTCACCCCCCAGATCAACGCGCTGAACGAAGGGCTCAGCGCGGCCGAGGAGGTGGTGCGGTTGGCGCCCCTGCGGTGGCGCGAGCGCGACTCCCTGGCCTTCCACGCGGATTCCATCCGTCACCTGGAACGCTCCATACACAGCGCGCGGTCCCTGACGCGGCGACTCACGACGGCCCTCAAAGACGACGAACCGATACCCGAGGAATTCCCGGCGGCCGTCGACCTGCTGGGCGCGTCATTGGTGACCCTGCGCTGGGCGATCCAGGCCGGTACGGAGCCACGGGAGACGCGCGAGCAGATCCTGAAGGGCGTCGAGTTGGTAGGGCAGGCACAGGGTGGGGTTTCGCGGATCACCACCGGCCCGCACGTGCACAGGCTGGGCTATTCGGGGCTGATCGCGGTGGGCGAGTTTCGGACCGCCGCGCACGATCTGCTCATCTCCAGCGGTGTGGAGACCGAACGCGCCGCCAGGATGGTGCGCCGGGCGGGGGGTTGGGGGGAGGAGCACGCATGA